Genomic window (Aquimarina sp. BL5):
CATCAGGAATTACTCTCTAGTATGAGTCATTATTATTATACATCAGGTGGGGTATTTTTTATTTTAATCCTTTCGGCCTTTGGCTTGTTTCTTATAAATTATAGAGGATACCCAAAACAAGAAGGAGAGTTGATGAGTGATCGTTTGATCACTACTATTGCCGGAATATGTATTCTTGTTACTGCATTGATTCCTACCAAATCAGAAAACCCATTAGGCACTTTGTTTTTTACAGATGCTCCGTATCTATTTGGTCACGCATCTAATGGACTTCTGGGAGCAATTCACTTGCTAAGCGCGGCTTCATTTTTCTTTTTGCTAGGGTATATGAGTTTTTTCAAATTTGTTTTAAATCACGATGCATCTTCTTCTAGAAACAGATTGTTCCGCAGAAGTGGTATTATCGTTTGGGCATCTGTAGGTGCGTTGGTATTGATTTTTGTTTTGGAAGCAATGCTAGGGATAAATTTTGACACCATACTTCCTGCCTACACCTTTTGGTTAGAGTGGGTAGCGTTATATGCATTTGCAGTAGCCTGGCTAGTAAAAGGTAGAATTCATAAAGATTTTGAAAATATGATGAAGACCTTTAATCAAGAAAAAAGTATAGAGAAGCGTTAGTATATTGTACCTTGAAAGTCCCAGTATGACAGCTCACCCTTCGAGAGACCTCAGGGTTCGAAAAATACGGACTGAGGCATTGGAAAAATGCGTGCTGAGGTTCTCGAAGCCCAACAGATCTTCGACACCTGTCCGCCTTTGGAGGAGGCTCAGACTGATAATCCAAAAACTTTAATGGAACTAAATTGTAGAATACTGTTAAAATATTGATTCTTGAATATAAGAAGAAGTGTCGCAATTTTCCCTGTATTTGGCGGTTTTGAGATAGTATAGAGATACGACTAGCGGTACCTTTGATATCATTATAATCACAAATTAAATAAGGTATGAAGGCAACTAGTATAGCAAATCATGAGAATACTTTTTTTGAAACAGGAAGAGACTCAGACGGAAAAGAATTTGTATTAACTCCAAATACGGTTCCAATTAAAGGAACTAACGAGTCCATGCCTTATATAAGTTGTAGGCAAAAAAATGGAGATACTTCATTTTATGAGCAAGAGAAAAACACAAAAACACAGATTGTACTGCATTATACCGCGGGCTATTTAAAAGGAGACGTGGCGGCTTTGTCCAAGCCTAATTATCGGGTATCAGTACCTTTTATCATTGCCAGAAATGGTACTATTCTTAATATGTGGTCTTCTGCCTATTGGGCATATCACTTAGGTTCTGGAGCCGTAGGAGGAAACACTAATGGTGCCAAGAGGACTATAGCGATAGAAATGTCTAATATTGGATTTCTGAAAAGAATTGGAGACCAGCTAGTTACTGTATATAGTGATACAGACGTATACTGCCATATGAATGAAACACGATTTTATACCAAGCTAGACATACCGTATAGAGGTGAACAATATTATGCCAGATATACGATCAGACAATATAAAAGCTTGGCTTTATTACTTCGGTATTTAACTGCAGAATATAAAATACCTGCAGTATTCCTGCCAGAGGATAAACGATATGATATAGTGGCAGAAAATGAGTTAGTCAATTTTAAAGGGATTACATCTCACGTAAATTATCGATCTTCTGGAAAATGGGATATAGGGCCCGCATTTGATTGGCAAAAAGTTATGGAAGAGCTTTAATAATTAAAGTAAAGAGTCGGTAAATTACTCTAATATGTCGGATTTGTAATAGTCCGATACCCATTTCGAAATATATCTTTACTATTCAATATGATAGACCAACAATATTAAATATGATTACTCATGAAAAAAATAATTATAAAAACGGTAATAGTTTTCATACTGGTTCTTATAAGCGGGTGTGCAAGCTATGGTCCAAAAGATAATAGCCTCGCAATAGTTTTGTCAAACACACAACAAGCCTTGGCTAGTATTGGAGAAAAAATAGTTGCAGATGGAGATAAGGAACTTGTCAGTGCCTATGATACCTTAGAAAAAAAGCGATCAGAATTATTTCCGGTTTTAGAAAAGTGTAATGAAAAGTATGCACTTGCTCCTGAATATATAACCACATTAAAAGAAATAGAGAAAACAGTAAGTCGAGTGAACAAAGAGTTTACAACAACTTCAGATAAGGCATTTATCTTAGGTGCAATTTATAAAGACTATGATGCTAAATTACAAACGATTAAGAATACAGCAGCTAATAATGCTACTACAAAAATTAAAGTAACGGTAAATTCTAATGAAGAAGAAGGTTTTTTTGTTTTCGGGAAATTGTCCTACGAGCAGGGACAGGATATTAAAAGGTTTCGGTTTAACCAACCTACTCAAAATGCTATTCAGGATTTTGTACCTGGGTATTATCTTTTTTGGTTAGAAAAAGAAGATCGTGTAGGAGAACCAGAACTGCATTTAATTATGAGTAATAGCGGTGAAGAGGAAAAACAATTGGTACTAAAAGCTCCAAAATAACGAAACAATGTTGGTTAATAAATTTAAAGAAGTCTGGAAAGAGATCACACTGCTTAGCACTTGGATAGCATCTGTTGCGGGGGCTTTTATAATCCCTTTACCTTCTTGGTATGCATCCGATGACAATACCACTTTCTTAATGAAGTTCGGGGTATTTATTGCTACTGCCCTCGCGGGATTCCTGATTTTATACTCCTTAAAAAATAAAGTCATCAGTGTATGGATGCGTTTATCTATTAATTTCATCGTGATTTTTGTAGGAACTTATGCGGCATATCATCTTGCACGAGAAAGCAAAACATTACCATATCTGGATAAAGATATTGTGATTGGTAATGAGTTAATAGAAACAAATCCTTTCGAAGCATTTAAAGATTCTCATGGTTTTTTACCAGCTAGAAATGAGCAAATGATGATTATTCTTGGCGATCCAGAAAAAGCTTGGACCAAAGAAAGTATTGCATCTAATAGGATACAGCTGATAGTACTTTTATTTTTATGTTATTTATTATCGGCAGGTTTTATCATTTCGTTCTGTAACCTGATGATACTCTATAAAGATAAGTATACGATTAAAGTAGAAAAAAAATAATGTGATGCTCGTTTTCATTTAGACATTTTTTTTGAACCAAAATTCTGTAAATTCTCAAATTTCGACTTTAGAGAAATCCATCGAGCGTAGAATTGTTGGTTAAAAAGTATTCTCGGTATGCTATTTTGTGAGCAGGTGAGTATTTTGTCTTCAGTTAGCTCCGACACAACAGTCTTTTAGATTATTACTGAAATATTTTATACTTTTTCTTCATAGTTTTCCTAAATATTAAATTGATTATAGTATTAAAAAATATCGCATCGATTTGTAACCATTCTTCAAATTAATTGAAATTTAAAGGTCAGTAAGACCTACTATAGCAGTAAGTTTTTTAAGCTTCTCATATTTACATAGTACCGATTTAAGATCTAACCGTCCTGAAATTTATCAATAAAGTTGAAACACAATTACGTACTTATAAAAACGTCTTTTTTGGCTTAACAATCTTAGTTTTTATACACTGTTTTTTCGGTTTTTCCATAACAGAACCTTGGGGTAGTTATACTTTTGACCAACAAATGAAAGATTGAGGTTTTATTCGTTTTTAGGGATAAAATTTTGTGTTCTTTTCATCGTCAATTTTTCACTCTCAAGGCTTTTTTTTCCTTCTCGCCAGATTTGTTTTGTCACGCAGTCCTCATCTAGCATAGTTTAGCCAAAAAATTAATTAAACTTAACATCTTACATTATGAAAACGATTTTAAAATTAAAAGTGCTTTTTATACCAGCTATAAACTTCATAAAAGAATTTCCTACAGCGGTCAGTTATGCGCAACATAGATAACATATATAAAAAAGCTAATTCCTTATATAACATAGATTAAAAACACAACTTCGGATAAAGTAAATTAACAACTACTGTTTTAGCGTAAAATGTCGGGATTTTACCAGTATTATGCGGTTATGTGATATCTGATTTACAAGGTTACCAATACTTTTGACTCGGAAGAAAAAGGGTAGTGTGTTTGTGACGGCTTTAGGTAATAAGTTTTTTATCACCCAAGCTTTTTCTTCTACAATAACAATTTTTTTACGGTTCACTTATCTTTTCTATTAGGTGTTATGAATTCAAAATTATAAACAAAAAAAGTAAATTTTAAAAAAAGTAAAAATGAAAACAAAATTACTCATGCTTATTGCATTGTTATCTGCTGCAGTAAGCTTTTCACAAACATTTACCATAGACAATATCAATTATGAAGTGATTGATGTTAATTTGAATACGGTCAGTGCGATAGGCGGATCTTCCTTACCAAGTAATTTAATAATTCCTGAAACAGTTACTGATCCGAATACAAGTATTTCTTATACAGTTACTACCATTGGTAGAGAAGCTTTTAGAAATAAAGGATTAGC
Coding sequences:
- a CDS encoding N-acetylmuramoyl-L-alanine amidase — encoded protein: MKATSIANHENTFFETGRDSDGKEFVLTPNTVPIKGTNESMPYISCRQKNGDTSFYEQEKNTKTQIVLHYTAGYLKGDVAALSKPNYRVSVPFIIARNGTILNMWSSAYWAYHLGSGAVGGNTNGAKRTIAIEMSNIGFLKRIGDQLVTVYSDTDVYCHMNETRFYTKLDIPYRGEQYYARYTIRQYKSLALLLRYLTAEYKIPAVFLPEDKRYDIVAENELVNFKGITSHVNYRSSGKWDIGPAFDWQKVMEEL